A single region of the Oncorhynchus keta strain PuntledgeMale-10-30-2019 chromosome 4, Oket_V2, whole genome shotgun sequence genome encodes:
- the ganabb gene encoding neutral alpha-glucosidase AB isoform X2: MGPLLVLWLAVFLSGTWAVDRGNFKTCDQSAFCKRQRALKPGQSPYRALLETLELTNTKLTLQLINDNNKVRLLLELYRLQGNMTRVKINELKPLKPRFEVPDVLINDPPTEPLSLLSQDENGVVLSLGADSQWLIVSAKPFRLDIMEGREVLLSLNSRGLLAFEYLRIRKDTQVDPEGAEKKEETDAANEPAEGETAKEDGMWEETFKSHTDNKPNGPSSISLDFSLPGVEHVYGIPEHADSLKLKTTDGGDPYRLFNLDVFQYELFNPMALYGAIPVMLSHSAQRTMGIFWLNAAETWVDISSNTAGKTVFGQMLDYVQGSSETPQTDVRWISESGIIDVFIMLGPTPTDVFSQYASLTGTQAFPPLSALAYHQCRWNYNDQEDVAAVDKGFDEHDIPYDFIWLDIEHTDGKRYFTWDPHKFPQPKDMLQGLMDKRRKMVTIVDPHIKVDSSYKIHNEIRSKGFYVKNKDGGDYEGWCWPGNSGYPDFTNPEMRAWWASMFAYDQYEGSMENMYTWNDMNEPSVFNGPEVTMHKDALHGNWENRDLHNLYGLYVQMATAEGLIERSGGVERPFVLTRAFFAGSQRYGAVWTGDNTAEWEHLKISIPMCLSLGLVGVSFCGADVGGFFKSPSTELLVRWYQTGAYQPFFRAHAHLDTPRREPWLFGPENTALIREAVRQRYALLPYWYQLFYHAHHSGQPVMRPLWVEYPQDTATFSMDDQFLLGRDLLVHPVTEEGGRGVTAYLPGKGEVWFDVHTFQKHNGAQNLYIPVTISSIPVFQRGGSIIPRKARVRRSSSCMEHDPYTLFVALSPKRFAQGELYIDDGHTFNFDKQKQFIHRRLSFANKALSSRNLAPGSQFITPSWIEKIVILGASKPSKATLKTPDGKENLLEFEFDASMSVLTLRKPGVNAGVDWTVVLQ; this comes from the exons ATGGGGCCACTGTTAGTGTTGTGGCTGGCTGTCTTCCTCAGTGGGACCTGGGCGGTGGACCGTGGGAACTTCAAAACCTGTGACCAGAGTGCCTTCTGCAA GCGTCAGCGAGCGTTGAAGCCTGGCCAGTCCCCGTACAGAGCCCTGCTGGAGACCCTGGAGCTCACCAACACTAAACTCACACTGCAGCTCATCAATGACAACAACAAG GTGCGTCTGCTGCTCGAGCTCTATCGTCTCCAGGGCAACATGACCAGGGTGAAGATAAATGAGTTGAAGCCGCTGAAGCCTCGCTTTGAGGTCCCCGATGTGCTCATCAACGACCCTCCTACAGAGCC tctgtctctcctgtcGCAGGATGAGAATGGGGTGGTTCTGTCTTTGGGGGCAGACTCTCAGTGGCTGATCGTCAGTGCTAAACCATTCCGATTGGACATCATGGAGGGGCGGGAGGTTCTTCTGTCACTTAACTCCCGTGGTCTGCTGGCCTTCGAGTACCTCCGGATCCGCAAGGATAC TCAGGTAGACCCAGAAGGAGCTGAGAAGAAAGAAGAAACTGATGCTGCCAACGAACCGGCCgaaggagag ACTGCGAAGGAGGATGGAATGTGGGAGGAGACGTTCAAGTCGCACACAGACAACAAACCCAATG GCCCTTCCTCCATTAGTCTGGACTTCTCTCTGCCAGGGGTAGAGCATGTCTATGGCATCCCGGAACACGCAGACAGTCTTAAACTCAAAACCACTGA TGGAGGGGATCCATACCGGTTGTTTAACCTAGACGTGTTCCAGTATGAGCTGTTCAACCCCATGGCCCTGTACGGTGCCATCCCTGTCATGCTGTCCCACAGTGCACAACGCACCATGGGCATCTTCTGGCTCAACGCTGCTGAGACCTGGGTGGACATCAGCTCCAACACCGCTggaaag ACTGTGTTTGGCCAGATGCTAGACTACGTTCAGGGCTCCAGTGAGACGCCACAGACAGACGTGCGTTGGATCTCAGAGAGCGGCATCATTGACGTCTTCATCATGCTGGGACCCACTCCCACTGATGTCTTCTCCCAGTACGCATCACTCACAG GTACCCAGGCCTTCCCTCCCCTGTCTGCACTGGCCTACCACCAGTGCCGCTGGAACTACAATGACCAGGAGGATGTGGCGGCTGTGGACAAGGGCTTCGATGAGCACGACATCCCCTACGACTTTATCTGGCTGGACATAGAGCACACGGACGGCAAGCGCTACTTCACCTGGGACCCTCACAAGTTCCCCCAGCCCAAAGACATGCTGCAGGGCCTGATGGACAAGAGACGCAAG ATGGTGACCATTGTGGACCCTCACATCAAGGTGGACAGCAGCTACAAGATCCACAATGAGATCCGCTCCAAAGGCTTCTACGTCAAAAACAAAGATGGTGGAGACTACGAGGGCTGGTGCTGGCCTG GTAATTCTGGTTACCCAGACTTTACCAATCCTGAGATGAGAGCTTGGTGGGCCAGTATGTTTGCCTACGATCAGTATGAG GGATCCATGGAGAACATGTATACATGGAACGACATGAACGAGCCGTCAGTGTTTAACGGACCAGAGGTCACCATGCATAAAGACGCCCTGCACGGGAACTGGGAGAACCGTGACCTCCACAACCTCTACGGACTCTATGTG cAAATGGCCACAGCAGAGGGTCTGATTGAGCGTTCAGGGGGAGTGGAGAGGCCATTTGTCCTGACCAGAGCCTTCTTCGCTGGCTCCCAGCGCTACGGTGCTGTTTGGACAGGTGATAACACTGCTGAGTGGGAACATCTGAAGATCTCCATCCCCATGTGTCTCAGTCTGGGCCTGGTTGGTGTTTCTTTCTGTGGAG CTGATGTGGGTGGTTTCTTCAAGTCTCCCAGTACTGAGCTCCTGGTGCGTTGGTACCAGACAGGGGCTTACCAGCCCTTCTTCCGGGCCCATGCCCATCTGGACACCCCCCGCAGGGAGCCCTGGCTGTTTGGCCCAGAGAACACTGCTCTGATCAGGGAGGCTGTCCGCCAGCGTTACGCCCTCCTGCCCTACTGGTACCAGCTGTTCTACCACGCCCACCACTCTGGCCAGCCCGTCATGAGACCTCTGTGGGTGGAGTATCCTCAGGATACGGCCACGTTCTCCATGGATGACCAGTTCCTGCTTG GGAGAGATCTGCTGGTGCACCCTGTGACTGAAGAGGGGGGCAGGGGTGTTACTGCCTACCTGCCTGGAAAAGGAGAG GTCTGGTTTGACGTCCACACGTTCCAGAAACACAACGGAGCCCAGAACCTCTACATCCCTGTCACCATCAGCTCT ATTCCGGTATTCCAGCGCGGTGGTTCAATTATTCCCAGGAAGGCCCGGGTTCGAAGGTCATCATCCTGCATGGAACATGACCCCTACACCTTATTCGTTGCGCTTAGccccaag AGATTTGCCCAGGGCGAGCTCTACATAGATGACGGCCACACCTTTAACTTTGACAAACAGAAGCAGTTCATCCACAGAAGACTTTCCTTTGCCAATAAGGCCCTGTCCTCCAG AAACCTGGCCCCTGGTTCCCAGTTTATCACTCCCTCTTGGATTGAGAAGATAGTCATATTGGGGGCCAGTAAGCCCAGCAAGGCCACTCTGAAGACTCCTG ATGGCAAGGAGAATCTGCTGGAGTTTGAGTTTGATGCCTCGATGTCGGTGTTAACCCTTCGTAAGCCAGGCGTCAACGCAGGGGTGGACTGGACTGTGGTGCTTCAGTAA
- the ganabb gene encoding neutral alpha-glucosidase AB isoform X1: protein MAAFIVRMGPLLVLWLAVFLSGTWAVDRGNFKTCDQSAFCKRQRALKPGQSPYRALLETLELTNTKLTLQLINDNNKVRLLLELYRLQGNMTRVKINELKPLKPRFEVPDVLINDPPTEPLSLLSQDENGVVLSLGADSQWLIVSAKPFRLDIMEGREVLLSLNSRGLLAFEYLRIRKDTQVDPEGAEKKEETDAANEPAEGETAKEDGMWEETFKSHTDNKPNGPSSISLDFSLPGVEHVYGIPEHADSLKLKTTDGGDPYRLFNLDVFQYELFNPMALYGAIPVMLSHSAQRTMGIFWLNAAETWVDISSNTAGKTVFGQMLDYVQGSSETPQTDVRWISESGIIDVFIMLGPTPTDVFSQYASLTGTQAFPPLSALAYHQCRWNYNDQEDVAAVDKGFDEHDIPYDFIWLDIEHTDGKRYFTWDPHKFPQPKDMLQGLMDKRRKMVTIVDPHIKVDSSYKIHNEIRSKGFYVKNKDGGDYEGWCWPGNSGYPDFTNPEMRAWWASMFAYDQYEGSMENMYTWNDMNEPSVFNGPEVTMHKDALHGNWENRDLHNLYGLYVQMATAEGLIERSGGVERPFVLTRAFFAGSQRYGAVWTGDNTAEWEHLKISIPMCLSLGLVGVSFCGADVGGFFKSPSTELLVRWYQTGAYQPFFRAHAHLDTPRREPWLFGPENTALIREAVRQRYALLPYWYQLFYHAHHSGQPVMRPLWVEYPQDTATFSMDDQFLLGRDLLVHPVTEEGGRGVTAYLPGKGEVWFDVHTFQKHNGAQNLYIPVTISSIPVFQRGGSIIPRKARVRRSSSCMEHDPYTLFVALSPKRFAQGELYIDDGHTFNFDKQKQFIHRRLSFANKALSSRNLAPGSQFITPSWIEKIVILGASKPSKATLKTPDGKENLLEFEFDASMSVLTLRKPGVNAGVDWTVVLQ from the exons ATGGCCGCCTTCATAGTAAG GATGGGGCCACTGTTAGTGTTGTGGCTGGCTGTCTTCCTCAGTGGGACCTGGGCGGTGGACCGTGGGAACTTCAAAACCTGTGACCAGAGTGCCTTCTGCAA GCGTCAGCGAGCGTTGAAGCCTGGCCAGTCCCCGTACAGAGCCCTGCTGGAGACCCTGGAGCTCACCAACACTAAACTCACACTGCAGCTCATCAATGACAACAACAAG GTGCGTCTGCTGCTCGAGCTCTATCGTCTCCAGGGCAACATGACCAGGGTGAAGATAAATGAGTTGAAGCCGCTGAAGCCTCGCTTTGAGGTCCCCGATGTGCTCATCAACGACCCTCCTACAGAGCC tctgtctctcctgtcGCAGGATGAGAATGGGGTGGTTCTGTCTTTGGGGGCAGACTCTCAGTGGCTGATCGTCAGTGCTAAACCATTCCGATTGGACATCATGGAGGGGCGGGAGGTTCTTCTGTCACTTAACTCCCGTGGTCTGCTGGCCTTCGAGTACCTCCGGATCCGCAAGGATAC TCAGGTAGACCCAGAAGGAGCTGAGAAGAAAGAAGAAACTGATGCTGCCAACGAACCGGCCgaaggagag ACTGCGAAGGAGGATGGAATGTGGGAGGAGACGTTCAAGTCGCACACAGACAACAAACCCAATG GCCCTTCCTCCATTAGTCTGGACTTCTCTCTGCCAGGGGTAGAGCATGTCTATGGCATCCCGGAACACGCAGACAGTCTTAAACTCAAAACCACTGA TGGAGGGGATCCATACCGGTTGTTTAACCTAGACGTGTTCCAGTATGAGCTGTTCAACCCCATGGCCCTGTACGGTGCCATCCCTGTCATGCTGTCCCACAGTGCACAACGCACCATGGGCATCTTCTGGCTCAACGCTGCTGAGACCTGGGTGGACATCAGCTCCAACACCGCTggaaag ACTGTGTTTGGCCAGATGCTAGACTACGTTCAGGGCTCCAGTGAGACGCCACAGACAGACGTGCGTTGGATCTCAGAGAGCGGCATCATTGACGTCTTCATCATGCTGGGACCCACTCCCACTGATGTCTTCTCCCAGTACGCATCACTCACAG GTACCCAGGCCTTCCCTCCCCTGTCTGCACTGGCCTACCACCAGTGCCGCTGGAACTACAATGACCAGGAGGATGTGGCGGCTGTGGACAAGGGCTTCGATGAGCACGACATCCCCTACGACTTTATCTGGCTGGACATAGAGCACACGGACGGCAAGCGCTACTTCACCTGGGACCCTCACAAGTTCCCCCAGCCCAAAGACATGCTGCAGGGCCTGATGGACAAGAGACGCAAG ATGGTGACCATTGTGGACCCTCACATCAAGGTGGACAGCAGCTACAAGATCCACAATGAGATCCGCTCCAAAGGCTTCTACGTCAAAAACAAAGATGGTGGAGACTACGAGGGCTGGTGCTGGCCTG GTAATTCTGGTTACCCAGACTTTACCAATCCTGAGATGAGAGCTTGGTGGGCCAGTATGTTTGCCTACGATCAGTATGAG GGATCCATGGAGAACATGTATACATGGAACGACATGAACGAGCCGTCAGTGTTTAACGGACCAGAGGTCACCATGCATAAAGACGCCCTGCACGGGAACTGGGAGAACCGTGACCTCCACAACCTCTACGGACTCTATGTG cAAATGGCCACAGCAGAGGGTCTGATTGAGCGTTCAGGGGGAGTGGAGAGGCCATTTGTCCTGACCAGAGCCTTCTTCGCTGGCTCCCAGCGCTACGGTGCTGTTTGGACAGGTGATAACACTGCTGAGTGGGAACATCTGAAGATCTCCATCCCCATGTGTCTCAGTCTGGGCCTGGTTGGTGTTTCTTTCTGTGGAG CTGATGTGGGTGGTTTCTTCAAGTCTCCCAGTACTGAGCTCCTGGTGCGTTGGTACCAGACAGGGGCTTACCAGCCCTTCTTCCGGGCCCATGCCCATCTGGACACCCCCCGCAGGGAGCCCTGGCTGTTTGGCCCAGAGAACACTGCTCTGATCAGGGAGGCTGTCCGCCAGCGTTACGCCCTCCTGCCCTACTGGTACCAGCTGTTCTACCACGCCCACCACTCTGGCCAGCCCGTCATGAGACCTCTGTGGGTGGAGTATCCTCAGGATACGGCCACGTTCTCCATGGATGACCAGTTCCTGCTTG GGAGAGATCTGCTGGTGCACCCTGTGACTGAAGAGGGGGGCAGGGGTGTTACTGCCTACCTGCCTGGAAAAGGAGAG GTCTGGTTTGACGTCCACACGTTCCAGAAACACAACGGAGCCCAGAACCTCTACATCCCTGTCACCATCAGCTCT ATTCCGGTATTCCAGCGCGGTGGTTCAATTATTCCCAGGAAGGCCCGGGTTCGAAGGTCATCATCCTGCATGGAACATGACCCCTACACCTTATTCGTTGCGCTTAGccccaag AGATTTGCCCAGGGCGAGCTCTACATAGATGACGGCCACACCTTTAACTTTGACAAACAGAAGCAGTTCATCCACAGAAGACTTTCCTTTGCCAATAAGGCCCTGTCCTCCAG AAACCTGGCCCCTGGTTCCCAGTTTATCACTCCCTCTTGGATTGAGAAGATAGTCATATTGGGGGCCAGTAAGCCCAGCAAGGCCACTCTGAAGACTCCTG ATGGCAAGGAGAATCTGCTGGAGTTTGAGTTTGATGCCTCGATGTCGGTGTTAACCCTTCGTAAGCCAGGCGTCAACGCAGGGGTGGACTGGACTGTGGTGCTTCAGTAA